Proteins found in one Hippopotamus amphibius kiboko isolate mHipAmp2 chromosome 12, mHipAmp2.hap2, whole genome shotgun sequence genomic segment:
- the LOC130833267 gene encoding signal-regulatory protein beta-1-like isoform X1 — protein sequence MHIPASWSHPPPPCLLLTLLLGLTGVAGEDELQVIQPERSVSVAAGETATLRCTIVSLLPVGPTAWFRGTGPGRELIYSLKGGPFPRAATVSDTTRRNNTDFSIHISNITPADTGVYYCVKFKKGEPNDREVKSGPGTHLTVSPKPSPPVVSGPAVRASPEQTVSFTCTSHGFSPRNISLKWFKNGNELSASQTNVDPEGDSVSYSISSTTRVLLAPGDVHSQVLCEVAHVTLQGGPPLRGTAKLSETIRVPPTLEVTQHPTAGNQVNISCHVNKFYPQRLQLTWLENGNLTRTETASTLTENKDRNFNRMSWLLVTSSAHREAVLLTCQVEHDGQPAVTKNYTLEPAAPQKDQGTTNKPPGTELSSPLLAALLLGPKVVLLVGVSVICVHRKHWA from the exons GAGTGGCAGGTGAGGACGAGCTGCAGGTGATTCAGCCTGAGAGGTCAGTGTCAGTTGCAGCAGGAGAGACGGCCACGCTGCGCTGCACCATTGTCTCCCTGCTCCCCGTGGGGCCCACTGCGTGGTTCAGGGGAACTGGGCCAGGACGGGAGTTAATCTACAGTCTAAAAGGAGGCCCCTTCCCCCGAGCAGCAACTGTTTCAGATACTACAAGGAGAAACAATACGGACTTTTCCATCCACATCAGTAACATCACCCCAGCAGACACTGGTGTCTACTACTGTGTGAAGTTCAAGAAAGGAGAACCTAACGACAGGGAAGTTAAGTCTGGACCAGGCACTCATCTCACTGTGAGCC CCAAGCCTTCTCCTCCCGTGGTATCAGGccctgccgtgagggcctcaccCGAGCAGACAGTGAGCTTCACCTGCACATCCCACGGCTTCTCCCCCAGAAACATCTCCCTGAAATGGTTCAAAAATGGCAATGAGCTCTCCGCCTCCCAGACCAACGTGGACCCAGAGGGAGACAGCGTTTCCTACAGCATCTCCAGCACAACCAGGGTGCTGCTGGCCCCGGGGGATGTCCACTCCCAGGTCCTCTGCGAGGTGGCCCACGTCACCCTGCAGGGGGGCCCTCCTCTCCGTGGGACTGCCAAGCTGTCTGAGACCATTCGAG TTCCGCCCACCTTGGAGGTTACCCAACACCCCACAGCGGGGAACCAAGTGAACATCTCCTGCCACGTGAACAAGTTCTACCCTCAGCGCCTACAGCTGACCTGGCTGGAGAATGGAAATTTGACCCGAACAGAAACAGCCTCGACCCTCACAGAGAACAAGGACAGGAACTTTAACCGGATGAGCTGGCTCCTGGTGACCTCATCTGCCCACAGGGAGGCCGTGCTGCTCACCTGCCAGGTGGAGCATGACGGGCAGCCAGCTGTCACCAAAAACTATACCCTGGAGCCCGCTGCTCCCCAGAAGGACCAGGGCACCACCAATAAACCCCCTG GCACAGAACTGTCTTCTCCTCTCCTGGCAGCTCTCCTCCTAGGCCCCAAGGTTGTGCTGCTGGTCGGTGTCTCTGTCATCTGTGTCCACAGGAAGCATTGGGCCTGA
- the LOC130833267 gene encoding signal-regulatory protein beta-1-like isoform X2 — MHIPASWSHPPPPCLLLTLLLGLTGVAGEDELQVIQPERSVSVAAGETATLRCTIVSLLPVGPTAWFRGTGPGRELIYSLKGGPFPRAATVSDTTRRNNTDFSIHISNITPADTGVYYCVKFKKGEPNDREVKSGPGTHLTVSPKPSPPVVSGPAVRASPEQTVSFTCTSHGFSPRNISLKWFKNGNELSASQTNVDPEGDSVSYSISSTTRVLLAPGDVHSQVLCEVAHVTLQGGPPLRGTAKLSETIRVPPTLEVTQHPTAGNQVNISCHVNKFYPQRLQLTWLENGNLTRTETASTLTENKDRNFNRMSWLLVTSSAHREAVLLTCQVEHDGQPAVTKNYTLEPAAPQKDQGTTNKPPELSSPLLAALLLGPKVVLLVGVSVICVHRKHWA, encoded by the exons GAGTGGCAGGTGAGGACGAGCTGCAGGTGATTCAGCCTGAGAGGTCAGTGTCAGTTGCAGCAGGAGAGACGGCCACGCTGCGCTGCACCATTGTCTCCCTGCTCCCCGTGGGGCCCACTGCGTGGTTCAGGGGAACTGGGCCAGGACGGGAGTTAATCTACAGTCTAAAAGGAGGCCCCTTCCCCCGAGCAGCAACTGTTTCAGATACTACAAGGAGAAACAATACGGACTTTTCCATCCACATCAGTAACATCACCCCAGCAGACACTGGTGTCTACTACTGTGTGAAGTTCAAGAAAGGAGAACCTAACGACAGGGAAGTTAAGTCTGGACCAGGCACTCATCTCACTGTGAGCC CCAAGCCTTCTCCTCCCGTGGTATCAGGccctgccgtgagggcctcaccCGAGCAGACAGTGAGCTTCACCTGCACATCCCACGGCTTCTCCCCCAGAAACATCTCCCTGAAATGGTTCAAAAATGGCAATGAGCTCTCCGCCTCCCAGACCAACGTGGACCCAGAGGGAGACAGCGTTTCCTACAGCATCTCCAGCACAACCAGGGTGCTGCTGGCCCCGGGGGATGTCCACTCCCAGGTCCTCTGCGAGGTGGCCCACGTCACCCTGCAGGGGGGCCCTCCTCTCCGTGGGACTGCCAAGCTGTCTGAGACCATTCGAG TTCCGCCCACCTTGGAGGTTACCCAACACCCCACAGCGGGGAACCAAGTGAACATCTCCTGCCACGTGAACAAGTTCTACCCTCAGCGCCTACAGCTGACCTGGCTGGAGAATGGAAATTTGACCCGAACAGAAACAGCCTCGACCCTCACAGAGAACAAGGACAGGAACTTTAACCGGATGAGCTGGCTCCTGGTGACCTCATCTGCCCACAGGGAGGCCGTGCTGCTCACCTGCCAGGTGGAGCATGACGGGCAGCCAGCTGTCACCAAAAACTATACCCTGGAGCCCGCTGCTCCCCAGAAGGACCAGGGCACCACCAATAAACCCCCTG AACTGTCTTCTCCTCTCCTGGCAGCTCTCCTCCTAGGCCCCAAGGTTGTGCTGCTGGTCGGTGTCTCTGTCATCTGTGTCCACAGGAAGCATTGGGCCTGA